From the Desulfosarcina sp. BuS5 genome, one window contains:
- a CDS encoding type II toxin-antitoxin system Y4mF family antitoxin — MTLRDFVKKQRKIHRLTQADLASKAGVGLRFIRELEQDKSTLRIDKVNQVLQLFGKTLGPVDLRPKSEVNAPNEK, encoded by the coding sequence ATGACATTGCGTGATTTTGTAAAAAAGCAGCGTAAGATCCACCGGTTGACCCAAGCCGATCTGGCCAGTAAGGCCGGAGTAGGGTTGAGATTTATAAGGGAGCTGGAACAGGATAAATCGACATTAAGAATAGACAAGGTGAATCAGGTGCTTCAATTGTTTGGAAAAACGCTTGGCCCTGTTGATCTGCGACCGAAATCTGAAGTAAACGCACCGAATGAAAAATAA
- a CDS encoding OmpA family protein, translating to MKTELIFSAALLIFLSACASAPPTTKTPSPAVRLVLNTGGKPARIRAANITQNYKPADAIPTGMFVITDLSSGSVPPLKTDKAGRSVFSSKILKGKIKAALQEKIKNKPVVKQEAVSTKKQKSETLTIYFDFDSYAIQQKETVKLNKFIKKFNRQPIRIDGYASPPGSTAHNRQLSLKRAMAVEKYLINQGVQVTTVIGRGEIEAPQSKLSRKAVVSIKRKGGCL from the coding sequence TTGAAAACTGAATTGATATTTTCTGCAGCTCTGCTGATTTTTTTATCAGCCTGCGCTTCTGCGCCGCCGACAACAAAAACACCATCCCCTGCTGTCCGTCTTGTCCTTAACACCGGCGGCAAGCCGGCCCGGATAAGAGCGGCAAATATTACACAAAACTATAAACCGGCTGATGCCATCCCGACAGGGATGTTCGTCATTACCGACCTGTCTTCCGGATCAGTGCCCCCTTTAAAAACTGATAAAGCAGGCAGGTCGGTATTCTCATCAAAAATCCTCAAGGGGAAAATTAAAGCAGCCTTGCAGGAAAAAATAAAAAATAAACCTGTTGTTAAACAGGAAGCCGTCTCAACAAAAAAACAAAAATCGGAAACATTGACCATCTATTTTGATTTTGATTCATACGCAATTCAGCAAAAAGAGACGGTGAAGCTTAACAAATTTATCAAAAAGTTTAACCGGCAGCCGATCCGGATTGACGGCTATGCCAGTCCGCCCGGATCAACAGCCCATAACAGGCAGCTTTCTTTGAAACGTGCCATGGCTGTTGAAAAGTATCTGATCAATCAAGGCGTTCAGGTCACAACGGTCATCGGCCGGGGAGAAATTGAAGCGCCTCAATCAAAACTAAGCCGCAAGGCGGTTGTTTCTATCAAAAGAAAGGGGGGATGCCTATAA
- a CDS encoding type II toxin-antitoxin system HipA family toxin, with the protein MNDQCLSCQKIETDLKLTGDYHPRCSRKLFGTARSPKVPFSTPDIAGEAQKMVGRMSISGIQPKLSLIHKRKSHQLTVIERGGSYILKPQTERFESLPENENLCMCSASAYGIAVPSHALIPLSDGKLAYLVKRFDRLEDGTKLQQEDFQQLLQTNDKYDGSYEKIANVIRKYSNVPGLDLLELFERALLNYVLGNGDAHLKNFSLIKEESIGYHLSPVYDLVNSRLVLPEEREEMCLSLQGKKNRFSRKNFIKLAEHFGLTNKQSANSLVRLHNITPAIEKMIEESFLNECLKDRFLEIYRKRLERIFR; encoded by the coding sequence ATGAACGATCAATGCTTATCCTGCCAAAAGATTGAGACCGACCTGAAACTAACTGGTGACTATCATCCTCGATGCTCCCGAAAACTCTTTGGAACGGCAAGATCCCCGAAAGTGCCTTTCAGCACCCCTGATATTGCAGGTGAGGCACAAAAGATGGTCGGCAGAATGTCTATTTCCGGTATCCAACCGAAACTTTCCCTTATCCATAAACGTAAAAGTCATCAACTGACTGTGATTGAAAGAGGAGGGTCTTACATACTAAAACCTCAAACAGAACGATTTGAGTCGCTTCCCGAAAATGAGAATCTTTGTATGTGCAGCGCATCCGCATACGGTATTGCGGTTCCATCACATGCTCTTATTCCGCTTTCAGACGGCAAACTTGCCTATCTCGTGAAACGATTTGACCGGTTAGAAGACGGAACAAAACTTCAACAGGAGGATTTTCAGCAGCTCCTTCAAACCAATGATAAATATGATGGATCATACGAAAAAATTGCGAACGTCATCAGAAAATACTCAAACGTTCCCGGTCTCGACCTGCTTGAGCTTTTTGAAAGGGCGCTTCTGAATTATGTATTGGGTAACGGTGACGCGCATTTAAAGAATTTTTCCCTCATTAAAGAGGAAAGCATCGGTTATCACCTCTCACCTGTATATGACCTTGTCAACTCAAGGCTTGTACTGCCGGAAGAACGTGAGGAAATGTGCCTTAGTTTACAGGGGAAAAAAAACCGGTTTTCAAGAAAAAACTTCATAAAACTGGCGGAGCATTTTGGACTTACCAACAAACAGTCCGCCAACTCCCTGGTACGTTTGCATAATATTACGCCTGCTATTGAAAAAATGATAGAAGAAAGCTTTCTGAATGAGTGCTTGAAGGACAGGTTTCTTGAGATTTATCGAAAAAGATTGGAACGAATTTTTAGATAA
- a CDS encoding IS1634 family transposase, translating into MPKGHEELKALGFNGPQLAAATGTIIGRMCQPGSELATHYWLQNVSGLGELIDYDFNKINLYKMYKISDQLLNNKEAIENHLYLQEKNLFEFQETITLYDLTNTYFEGSSKANKLGKRGHSKEKRSDCPLVTLALVLDSSGFPKRSKVFEGNVSEPSTLKKMIVGLERKNLSQELFKPSKATIVMDAGIATEDNIKWLRENSYPYIVVSRKHHREFNEDEAVVVKQDNDCTVKVQKIIDSENDEVLLYCHSTKREKKEQAINDRFTIRFEKAVSKLESGLHKKGCLKKYDKVLEKIGRLKQQYSKAAKHYKIEVSKNEKNGNAVKILWTRQTLADTKDSLPGVYCLRTTHMEFDEATLWHTYTMLTDLEAVFRSLKSELGMRPVFHQITKRVTGHIFISVIAYHLIHSIRYRLKKTGINSSWSDLRKQLAGQSRVTASMQCRNDNVMHVRKSTRPELRQQKIYSALGLCPLPGRTIKTTIKKNKSSAITKILKK; encoded by the coding sequence TTGCCGAAAGGACACGAAGAACTAAAAGCCCTGGGATTCAATGGCCCTCAGCTCGCAGCAGCAACCGGTACAATAATAGGTCGTATGTGTCAACCAGGTAGTGAACTGGCAACTCATTACTGGCTCCAGAATGTTTCAGGCTTGGGTGAATTAATTGATTATGATTTCAACAAGATTAATCTATACAAAATGTATAAAATCTCTGATCAGCTTCTCAATAATAAGGAAGCCATAGAAAATCATCTATACTTACAAGAAAAGAATTTATTTGAATTTCAAGAGACAATAACCCTTTATGATCTTACCAACACTTATTTTGAAGGCAGCAGTAAAGCAAACAAGCTGGGGAAACGCGGACATTCCAAAGAGAAACGTTCTGATTGTCCACTGGTAACTTTGGCTTTGGTGCTGGACAGCAGTGGCTTTCCCAAGCGCAGCAAAGTATTTGAGGGTAATGTAAGTGAACCGTCAACATTAAAAAAAATGATTGTTGGTTTGGAAAGAAAGAATTTATCCCAAGAGCTGTTTAAGCCCTCAAAAGCGACTATAGTAATGGATGCCGGAATTGCCACTGAAGATAATATTAAATGGCTCAGGGAAAACAGTTATCCATATATTGTAGTTAGCCGAAAACATCATCGCGAATTTAATGAAGATGAAGCAGTTGTGGTAAAACAAGACAATGACTGCACAGTAAAAGTGCAAAAAATTATTGACTCAGAAAATGATGAGGTTTTGTTGTATTGTCACTCTACAAAGCGGGAAAAAAAAGAACAGGCTATTAATGATCGCTTTACCATTCGCTTTGAAAAGGCTGTCAGCAAACTTGAGTCAGGCTTGCATAAAAAAGGATGTCTAAAAAAATACGATAAAGTCCTGGAAAAAATAGGTCGTCTGAAACAGCAATATTCCAAGGCTGCAAAGCATTATAAAATAGAAGTATCTAAAAACGAAAAAAATGGCAATGCTGTTAAGATCCTTTGGACACGTCAAACGCTTGCGGACACAAAAGATAGTTTGCCGGGAGTATATTGTCTCAGAACAACCCATATGGAATTTGATGAAGCTACTCTATGGCATACATATACAATGTTAACGGATCTGGAGGCTGTTTTTCGTTCACTGAAATCCGAGCTTGGGATGCGGCCGGTTTTTCACCAAATCACAAAACGGGTGACAGGTCATATTTTTATCAGTGTCATAGCTTACCATTTGATACATAGTATCCGTTACCGATTGAAAAAGACGGGGATAAACAGTAGCTGGTCTGACTTGAGAAAGCAACTGGCAGGCCAAAGTCGAGTAACAGCTTCCATGCAGTGCCGAAATGATAATGTTATGCATGTAAGAAAAAGCACACGCCCGGAATTACGACAACAGAAAATATATTCTGCTTTAGGGTTATGCCCTCTCCCTGGCAGAACGATCAAAACAACTATCAAAAAAAATAAAAGTAGTGCCATAACTAAGATTTTAAAAAAGTAA
- a CDS encoding IS3 family transposase (programmed frameshift), producing MGKIRKNYSASFKAKVALETVKKEKTISQLSSEYGVHSNQINQWRKRLLEELPDIFSKKRQKKEKDAEEFQAELYQQIGQLKVELDWLKKKSLTFSIDIKRQYIEPNHSLIPVMRQCDLLGINRSTYYYQSCKDESYNLALMRLIDEEYTRYPFYGVEKMTAVLKRQGHTVNPKRIRRLMRLMGLEAIYPKPNLSKASKEHKIYPYLLRGVSIEQVDQVWSTDITYIRLNSGFIYLVAVIDWFSRYVLSYEFSTTLDKDFCIKALQGALKIAKPKIFNTDQGSQFTSDAFTGVLKKADVKISMDGRGRALDNIFVERLWRTVKYERVYLHNYETVREAIQNIGEYFGFYNNERLHQSLDYQTPAEIYFKTFPG from the exons ATGGGTAAAATTCGAAAAAATTACAGTGCATCATTCAAAGCTAAAGTAGCGCTTGAAACGGTTAAAAAGGAAAAGACGATTTCTCAACTATCTAGTGAATATGGAGTTCATTCAAATCAAATAAATCAATGGCGAAAGCGTCTATTAGAAGAATTGCCCGATATATTTTCAAAAAAGCGTCAAAAAAAAGAAAAAGACGCTGAAGAATTCCAGGCGGAGCTTTACCAACAAATCGGCCAATTAAAGGTCGAATTGGACTGGCTAAAAAAAAAATC TCTAACCTTCTCAATTGATATAAAGCGTCAATACATTGAGCCGAATCATTCTTTGATACCGGTAATGCGCCAGTGTGATCTTTTGGGAATAAACAGATCAACCTATTACTATCAATCCTGCAAAGATGAGAGCTATAACCTGGCTCTCATGCGATTGATAGACGAAGAATATACCCGATATCCGTTCTACGGTGTTGAAAAAATGACGGCCGTATTAAAGCGACAAGGGCACACTGTTAATCCTAAACGAATAAGACGTTTGATGCGGCTTATGGGACTTGAAGCTATATATCCAAAACCAAATTTGAGCAAAGCATCAAAAGAGCATAAAATTTATCCATACTTGCTGCGAGGCGTTTCCATTGAGCAAGTTGACCAGGTGTGGTCAACGGATATTACCTATATCCGTTTGAATTCAGGTTTTATCTATCTTGTAGCAGTGATAGACTGGTTTAGTCGGTATGTCCTGAGCTACGAATTTTCAACCACATTGGATAAGGATTTTTGTATAAAAGCCTTACAGGGTGCCTTAAAAATTGCAAAACCTAAGATTTTTAACACGGATCAAGGCAGTCAGTTTACCAGTGATGCCTTTACCGGCGTTTTAAAAAAAGCCGATGTGAAGATCAGCATGGACGGCCGGGGCCGTGCTCTGGATAACATTTTCGTAGAGCGCCTTTGGCGTACCGTGAAATATGAACGTGTTTATCTTCACAATTATGAGACCGTCAGGGAGGCTATTCAAAACATTGGAGAATATTTTGGCTTTTACAATAATGAACGACTCCATCAATCTTTGGATTACCAGACCCCGGCAGAGATATATTTTAAAACTTTTCCAGGGTAA
- a CDS encoding tyrosine-type recombinase/integrase: protein MNIKNPNHPAKGSRITVEPIRRLADIKSIKKLIMDNPRNHLLFVLGINNGLRAGDLLKLKVRDVKNLRPGQSIVIRESKTGKNNILMINKTVYKALQIFLEDAGIDNGEYLFASRKTKKPLTIQSVNALVKKWAREINLSGNYGAHTLRKTFGYIQRTEFGVGFEILAKRFNHTSPAVTMRYLGLTSDEVNEVLMNEI, encoded by the coding sequence TTGAACATAAAAAACCCCAATCATCCGGCAAAAGGAAGCCGGATCACTGTTGAGCCGATCAGGAGGCTGGCGGATATCAAATCCATTAAAAAATTAATAATGGATAATCCGAGGAATCATCTTCTTTTTGTTTTGGGAATTAATAACGGGCTCAGGGCAGGGGATCTTCTCAAACTGAAGGTTAGGGATGTTAAAAATTTAAGGCCGGGCCAGTCGATTGTGATCCGGGAGAGCAAAACAGGGAAGAATAATATCCTGATGATTAACAAAACTGTTTACAAAGCCTTGCAGATATTTTTGGAGGATGCCGGGATAGATAACGGGGAATATCTTTTTGCCAGCCGGAAGACAAAAAAGCCGCTTACGATTCAGTCGGTCAATGCCCTGGTAAAAAAATGGGCCAGGGAAATTAATCTTTCCGGTAATTACGGTGCACATACCTTGCGGAAAACATTTGGGTATATCCAGAGGACAGAGTTCGGGGTGGGGTTTGAGATTTTGGCCAAACGGTTTAATCATACCAGCCCGGCTGTTACTATGCGGTATCTGGGGTTGACGAGTGATGAGGTTAATGAGGTTTTAATGAATGAGATTTGA
- a CDS encoding HigA family addiction module antitoxin, which produces MSTKKFLDPITPGEILREDFMEPMGLSINRLARDLVVPPNRISGIVNGKRAITADTALRLQLYFKIEAQFWLNLQSEHDLRMIKRKIWSDIERRILPAQDIQVIKAHESMAYRDRTPHH; this is translated from the coding sequence ATGAGTACAAAGAAATTTCTTGATCCTATTACCCCAGGTGAAATTTTGCGAGAAGATTTTATGGAACCGATGGGTCTTAGTATAAATAGACTTGCACGAGATCTTGTTGTTCCGCCCAATAGGATAAGCGGAATCGTCAATGGCAAACGTGCCATTACAGCGGATACCGCCTTGAGATTGCAACTCTACTTTAAAATTGAGGCGCAATTTTGGCTGAATCTCCAGTCTGAACATGACTTAAGAATGATTAAACGCAAAATTTGGTCTGATATTGAACGTCGCATCTTACCAGCGCAAGATATACAGGTAATAAAAGCGCATGAATCTATGGCATATAGGGATAGGACTCCCCATCATTGA
- a CDS encoding IS4 family transposase, which translates to MDIFNIPKKNFNPQSHARFLKPLQKIFPDTPQLKSRGHRPLKMTFEDQLHALIFFHLQEHESARDLIQHLKEDDFAKECVAPDGGISRSSFSEIINSRGLEQLEYVFQALCSQAQNALPSNYSDLGELVSIDGSLIDAVLSMYWADYRKGAKKAKGHFGFDVNRKIPIKIHLTNGNGAERPFVRSILTKGQTGIMDRGYQSHKDFDLLQDEKKHFVCRIKAKTTRTIIKEQPVDPDSYIFYDAVVLLGTPGVNQTRKPVRLVGYKIAGVKYFVATDRYDLTAEQVATVYKLRWDIETFFKWWKKHLKVYHLIAHSRYGLMVQILAGLITYLLMAIYCHEQFNEPVSIKRIRQLRNTIQNELRTDEKNVWSNNLIIKEQMLYAKT; encoded by the coding sequence ATGGACATATTCAATATCCCAAAAAAGAATTTTAATCCCCAATCTCATGCTCGATTTCTCAAACCTTTGCAAAAGATTTTTCCTGACACGCCACAGCTTAAATCCCGAGGTCACAGGCCATTGAAAATGACTTTTGAAGATCAGCTTCACGCACTGATATTTTTCCATCTACAAGAACATGAATCAGCTCGTGATCTTATTCAACACCTTAAAGAAGACGATTTTGCCAAAGAATGTGTCGCTCCAGATGGAGGGATCAGTCGTAGCAGTTTTTCCGAAATTATCAATTCTCGAGGGCTTGAACAGCTTGAATATGTTTTTCAAGCTCTTTGCAGCCAGGCACAAAATGCTTTACCATCAAATTATTCAGATCTCGGTGAACTCGTTTCCATTGATGGATCTTTAATTGATGCAGTTCTGTCCATGTACTGGGCTGATTACAGAAAAGGCGCTAAAAAAGCAAAAGGCCATTTCGGCTTTGATGTCAATCGCAAGATTCCTATAAAAATTCATCTGACAAATGGAAATGGCGCTGAACGCCCCTTTGTCAGGTCTATCCTTACAAAAGGCCAAACAGGAATCATGGATCGGGGGTATCAATCACATAAGGATTTTGATCTTCTTCAGGATGAAAAAAAACATTTTGTTTGCCGCATCAAAGCGAAAACAACAAGAACTATTATCAAAGAGCAGCCTGTTGATCCCGACAGCTATATTTTTTATGATGCTGTGGTTCTTCTTGGCACTCCTGGGGTAAACCAGACCAGAAAGCCGGTTCGACTGGTTGGTTATAAAATTGCCGGTGTCAAATATTTTGTGGCAACTGATCGTTATGACCTTACAGCCGAGCAGGTTGCAACCGTTTATAAGCTTAGATGGGATATCGAAACTTTTTTCAAATGGTGGAAGAAACATTTAAAAGTGTACCACTTGATTGCTCACAGTAGATATGGCCTGATGGTTCAAATCCTTGCGGGGTTAATAACCTACCTGCTTATGGCCATATACTGCCATGAACAGTTTAATGAACCTGTATCAATAAAGAGGATTCGTCAGCTTAGAAATACCATCCAGAACGAATTACGTACTGACGAAAAAAACGTATGGTCTAATAATCTGATTATCAAAGAGCAAATGCTATATGCCAAAACTTAA
- a CDS encoding TdeIII family type II restriction endonuclease yields the protein MALTNKIKEKISIEVIKTLVTRFENFPEDASNNRNAPFHEAFLNAFSDKLEGKVSDIPFFISLSSWLHGLNTTLGQTFFENVAHHLSQGEKREYTSKRLGNLFITQSQRDNIAQIIADLSTSTKIPDLEYENKKIFSNFDTPLINANDFSTDVFIEDAKTITAIELKSVKPNSGEMKGEKLKILEGKAALFREFPNKRIEFYIGFPFDPTINPEIESTISHNKTKFLGSIINMNKYFASNETLIADELWDLLSQQNNTMEQILDVINFISTTEFLTKFQYLNNNKNRNCQKYLDLLNAWNLFSEVELEKNNDIIRKKMNRDRFLTRVYNKHAFDAKGNYNHDRYLQLRKLI from the coding sequence ATGGCATTAACTAATAAAATAAAAGAGAAAATTTCGATAGAAGTAATAAAAACATTAGTTACTCGATTTGAAAATTTTCCAGAGGATGCTTCCAATAATCGTAATGCTCCATTTCACGAAGCATTTTTAAATGCTTTCTCTGATAAGTTGGAAGGAAAAGTTTCGGATATTCCATTTTTTATAAGTTTAAGCAGTTGGCTGCATGGGTTGAATACAACTCTTGGACAAACTTTTTTTGAAAATGTAGCTCATCATTTAAGCCAAGGGGAAAAAAGGGAGTATACATCAAAAAGATTGGGCAATCTTTTTATTACACAATCTCAAAGAGATAACATAGCTCAAATAATTGCAGATCTAAGCACCTCTACGAAAATTCCTGATCTCGAGTATGAGAATAAAAAAATATTTTCCAACTTTGATACTCCTTTGATCAATGCAAATGATTTTTCTACCGATGTATTTATTGAAGATGCAAAGACAATAACTGCTATCGAGTTGAAATCAGTGAAACCTAATTCTGGAGAAATGAAAGGTGAAAAGTTAAAGATATTGGAAGGTAAGGCTGCATTATTTAGAGAATTCCCCAATAAACGAATTGAGTTCTACATAGGATTTCCTTTTGACCCAACAATCAATCCAGAAATAGAATCCACAATTAGTCACAACAAAACAAAATTTTTAGGATCAATCATAAATATGAATAAATATTTTGCATCAAATGAAACTTTAATCGCCGATGAATTATGGGATTTGTTATCACAACAAAATAATACAATGGAGCAAATTCTGGATGTTATAAATTTTATTTCTACAACAGAATTTTTGACAAAATTTCAGTATTTAAACAATAATAAGAACCGAAATTGTCAAAAGTATTTGGATCTTTTGAATGCATGGAATTTATTTTCAGAGGTTGAATTGGAAAAAAATAATGATATTATCCGCAAAAAAATGAATAGAGATAGATTTTTAACGAGAGTTTACAATAAGCATGCTTTTGATGCTAAAGGAAACTATAATCATGATAGATATTTACAACTTAGAAAGTTAATATGA
- a CDS encoding HipA N-terminal domain-containing protein, whose protein sequence is MKNKRNSADVYLRDTKAALLEKNNRGYRFSYHEDYLSLPDAQPVSLTLPLADKPYESESLFPFFLGLIPEGWLLDITSRTLKIDPENVFDILLATCGDCIGAVKIIPL, encoded by the coding sequence ATGAAAAATAAAAGAAACAGCGCAGACGTATATCTAAGGGATACAAAAGCTGCCCTGCTGGAAAAAAACAACAGGGGGTATCGCTTCAGTTACCACGAAGACTATCTTTCTTTGCCAGATGCTCAACCTGTGAGCCTTACTCTTCCTTTGGCAGATAAGCCGTATGAAAGTGAGTCTCTTTTCCCCTTTTTCCTTGGCCTCATCCCGGAAGGCTGGCTGCTGGATATTACAAGCCGTACTCTGAAAATAGACCCGGAAAACGTCTTTGATATTCTTCTTGCCACTTGCGGAGACTGCATAGGGGCGGTAAAGATAATTCCGCTATAG
- a CDS encoding type II toxin-antitoxin system RelE/ParE family toxin: MIKSFSCRDTEKLFNDKRVRRFQSFERQARKRLMVLHAAPSLDALKLNPGNKFHALGGNRKGQYAISINKQWRVCFKWHDNNAYHAKIVDYH, from the coding sequence ATGATTAAATCATTTTCCTGCCGAGATACTGAAAAGCTATTTAATGACAAACGAGTGAGACGTTTCCAATCTTTTGAACGGCAGGCAAGAAAGCGGTTAATGGTTTTGCATGCTGCTCCAAGCCTGGATGCCTTAAAGCTAAATCCAGGGAACAAATTCCATGCCTTGGGAGGAAACAGAAAAGGACAATATGCTATCAGTATTAACAAACAATGGCGTGTTTGTTTCAAGTGGCATGACAATAATGCTTATCACGCTAAAATTGTGGATTATCATTGA
- a CDS encoding IS1634 family transposase, whose protein sequence is MYIRRTTIKSRKDGKQYYTYRLVQSERTAKGVSQHTLINLGTAFSLPRDQWPELSSRIQEIISGQQSFFKISEEIEELAQNYAARIIHAQHKNKAENNKPDYREVDVDSLEMFRPRSVSCEHVALEAFVFLKLGEELKALGFNGPQLAAATGTIIGRMCQPGSELATHYWLQNVSGLGELIDYDFNKINLYKMYKISDQLLNNKEAIENHLYLQEKNLFEFQETITLYDLTNTYFEGSSKANKLGKRGHSKEKRSDCPLVTLALVLDSSGFPKRSKVFEGNVSEPSTLKKMIVGLERKNLSQELFKPSKATIVMDAGIATEDNIKWLRENSYPYIVVSRKHHREFNEDEAVVVKQDNDCTVKVQKIIDSENDEVLLYCHSTKREKKEQAINDRFTIRFEKAVSKLESGLHKKGCLKKYDKVLEKIGRLKQQYSKAAKHYKIEVSKNEKNGNAVKILWTRQTLADTKDSLPGVYCLRTTHMEFDEATLWHTYTMLTDLEAVFRSLKSELGMRPVFHQITKRVTGHIFISVIAYHLIHSIRYRLKKTGINSSWSDLRKQLAGQSRVTASMQCRNDNVMHVRKSTRPELRQQKIYSALGLCPLPGRTIKTTIKKNKSSAITKILKK, encoded by the coding sequence ATGTATATTAGAAGAACCACAATAAAAAGTCGAAAAGATGGCAAACAATATTACACCTATAGATTGGTTCAATCCGAACGAACTGCAAAGGGAGTCAGCCAGCACACATTAATTAATCTCGGTACGGCTTTTTCTCTGCCACGGGATCAATGGCCAGAATTATCTTCACGCATTCAGGAGATTATCAGTGGCCAGCAGAGTTTTTTCAAAATTTCTGAAGAAATAGAGGAGCTTGCTCAAAATTATGCAGCCCGGATTATTCACGCGCAACACAAAAATAAAGCTGAAAATAATAAGCCGGATTATCGCGAGGTAGATGTAGACAGCCTGGAAATGTTCAGGCCACGCAGTGTAAGCTGTGAACATGTGGCGCTGGAAGCGTTTGTTTTTTTAAAACTTGGTGAAGAACTAAAAGCCCTGGGATTCAATGGCCCTCAGCTCGCAGCAGCAACCGGTACAATAATAGGTCGTATGTGTCAACCAGGTAGTGAACTGGCAACTCATTACTGGCTCCAGAATGTTTCAGGCTTGGGTGAATTAATTGATTATGATTTCAACAAAATTAATCTATACAAAATGTATAAAATCTCTGATCAGCTTCTCAATAATAAGGAAGCCATAGAAAATCATCTATACTTACAAGAAAAGAATTTATTTGAATTTCAAGAGACAATAACCCTTTATGATCTTACCAACACTTATTTTGAAGGCAGCAGTAAAGCAAACAAGCTGGGGAAACGCGGACATTCCAAAGAGAAACGTTCTGATTGTCCACTGGTAACTTTGGCTTTGGTGCTGGACAGCAGTGGCTTTCCCAAGCGCAGCAAAGTATTTGAGGGTAATGTAAGTGAACCGTCAACATTAAAAAAAATGATTGTTGGTTTGGAAAGAAAGAATTTATCCCAAGAGCTGTTTAAGCCCTCAAAAGCGACTATAGTAATGGATGCCGGAATTGCCACTGAAGATAATATTAAATGGCTCAGGGAAAACAGTTATCCATATATTGTAGTTAGCCGAAAACATCATCGCGAATTTAATGAAGATGAAGCAGTTGTGGTAAAACAAGACAATGACTGCACAGTAAAAGTGCAAAAAATTATTGACTCAGAAAATGATGAGGTTTTGTTGTATTGTCACTCTACAAAGCGGGAAAAAAAAGAACAGGCTATTAATGATCGCTTTACCATTCGCTTTGAAAAGGCTGTCAGCAAACTTGAGTCAGGCTTGCATAAAAAAGGATGTCTAAAAAAATACGATAAAGTCCTGGAAAAAATAGGTCGTCTGAAACAGCAATATTCCAAGGCTGCAAAGCATTATAAAATAGAAGTATCTAAAAACGAAAAAAATGGCAATGCTGTTAAGATCCTTTGGACACGTCAAACGCTTGCGGACACAAAAGATAGTTTGCCGGGAGTATATTGTCTCAGAACAACCCATATGGAATTTGATGAAGCTACTCTATGGCATACATATACAATGTTAACGGATCTGGAGGCTGTTTTTCGTTCACTGAAATCCGAGCTTGGGATGCGGCCGGTTTTTCACCAAATCACAAAACGGGTGACAGGTCATATTTTTATCAGTGTCATAGCTTACCATTTGATACATAGTATCCGTTACCGATTGAAAAAGACGGGGATAAACAGTAGCTGGTCTGACTTGAGAAAGCAACTGGCAGGCCAAAGTCGAGTAACAGCTTCCATGCAGTGCCGAAATGATAATGTTATGCATGTAAGAAAAAGCACACGCCCGGAATTACGACAACAGAAAATATATTCTGCTTTAGGGTTATGCCCTCTCCCTGGCAGAACGATCAAAACAACTATCAAAAAAAATAAAAGTAGTGCCATAACTAAGATTTTAAAAAAGTAA
- a CDS encoding GTPase, translating to MESKYKQDITNTVSGLMESLNSIEDLSLDNVTDEQLTESFENIRGAIFKGVSSIKFHLELLSKVAEWDKLNISFFGETNAGKSTIIEALISGDGRSIGEGYKDFTKTINKILRYSPLSRQKTRFFKVRF from the coding sequence ATGGAATCTAAGTACAAACAAGATATTACAAATACTGTTTCTGGTTTAATGGAATCGTTGAATAGTATTGAAGACCTATCATTGGATAATGTCACAGATGAGCAGTTGACTGAATCTTTTGAAAACATTAGAGGAGCCATATTTAAAGGTGTTTCAAGTATCAAATTTCATCTTGAACTACTATCTAAAGTTGCTGAGTGGGATAAACTGAATATTTCATTTTTTGGGGAAACAAATGCAGGCAAAAGCACGATCATAGAAGCGTTAATAAGTGGTGATGGTAGAAGCATTGGAGAAGGATATAAAGATTTCACAAAAACTATTAATAAAATATTAAGGTACTCCCCATTGTCAAGACAAAAAACAAGGTTTTTTAAGGTGCGCTTTTGA